From a region of the Tiliqua scincoides isolate rTilSci1 chromosome 4, rTilSci1.hap2, whole genome shotgun sequence genome:
- the TNFRSF6B gene encoding tumor necrosis factor receptor superfamily member 6B gives MPSDRAKSRNLSKWLASSILLFLNIPSSISQPTYEWRDVQTNEKLICQQCPPGTSVAQHCTKDSPTLCQACPSLYYTQYWNYLESCLYCNVFCDRLEVEVQQCNGTHNRACQCKPGYYSDSDFCLRHSKCPVGTGVVQQGNLHEDTQCAPCVPGTFSSNSSHPCQPHRNCPKEGLEVNVPGNQYHDTLCTSCNTNRTNTIEETTAELAGNRDCQEAMIDFVPYQVRSQNKLLHMMRVFGMDCSLHPKKCAPVLQVELHTYLIQLKNTLGAEQVVQKLLSMLRNKRLTHVLHEFQKRFHLSRL, from the exons ATGCCATCTGACCGGGCTAAATCCAGGAATCTGTCAAAG TGGCTGGCTTCTAGCATCCTGCTCTTCCTGAACATCCCCAGTTCCATCTCTCAGCCGACCTATGAATGGCGAGATGTCCAGACAAACGAGAAACTCATATGCCAACAGTGCCCACCAGGGACTTCTGTAGCACAACACTGCACCAAGGATAGCCCGACTCTTTGCCAGGCATGCCCCAGCCTCTACTATACACAGTACTGGAATTACCTGGAGAGCTGTCTGTACTGCAACGTCTTCTGCGACCGCCTGGAGGTTGAGGTGCAACAGTGCAATGGCACACATAATCGTGCATGCCAGTGCAAGCCAGGCTATTACTCTGACTCAGATTTCTGCCTACGACACTCCAAGTGCCCCGTGGGGACTGGAGTTGTTCAACAAG GCAACCTGCATGAGGACACCCAGTGTGCACCGTGCGTTCCAGGGACCTTCTCCAGTAATAGCTCGCATCCATGCCAGCCACATCGCAACTGTCCTAAGGAAGGCTTAGAGGTCAACGTTCCTGGAAACCAGTACCATGACACCCTCTGCACTTCTTGCAACACCAACAGGACCAACACCATTGAGGAGACGACGGCAGAGCTGGCAG GAAACCGGGACTGCCAAGAGGCGATGATCGACTTTGTGCCTTACCAAGTCAGGTCACAGAACAAGCTGTTACACATGATGCGGGTCTTTGGAATGGATTGCTCCCTGCATCCCAAGAAGTGTGCACCAGTACTCCAGGTGGAGCTTCACACCTACCTCATCCAGCTCAAGAACACTCTTGGAGCAGAGCAGGTGGTCCAGAAGCTCTTGAGTATGCTCCGGAACAAGAGGCTCACACATGTACTACATGAATTCCAGAAGCGGTTTCATCTCTCAAGGTTATAA